A window of the Tiliqua scincoides isolate rTilSci1 chromosome 5, rTilSci1.hap2, whole genome shotgun sequence genome harbors these coding sequences:
- the LOC136653682 gene encoding vomeronasal type-2 receptor 26-like produces MVTRLYQHILALAFAIDEINENSEILPNITLGFHIYDSYSVARTTYRNTLGLLFQSSRFIPNYNCGSKKNLIGAIGGLDSDISSYMANTLGLFKIPQIFNIQPFRDALFHGALSFSIHSNQPPGFTDVLQNIDPLEDKSNGFMEMFWEHAFGCSFPKLDVPPRSRRQCTGEEELKSLPAPVFEISMTGHSYSIYNAVYAVAHALHLLPSPRARYEERGNGKRLNMEPWQLHSPLLRLSFNNSCGDEIKFNEHGELPAGFDITNLITFRNDSYIRVKVGSLNLQADSGVTFAIDVDGIEWPDYFIQVPPLSLCNANCPPGSSRKRKEGEKFCCYDCAPCPEGKISDQIDMDYCIPCMEDHYPNKQQDGCIPKTPTFLSYAEPLGMTLAALALFYAVITAVVLGIFIQQRDTPIVKANNRSLTYVLLISLLLCFLCSLLFIGKSTNTTCLVRQTAFGLIFSVAVSSVLAKTITVMVAFMASKPGNIFRKWVGKRLAHFIVLSCTLFQVGICAAWLAVSPPFPELDMHSQIREIVMECNEGSATMFYCVLGYMGFLASVSFSVAFLARKLPDSFNEAKFITFSMLVFCSVWVSFVPTYLSTRGKAMVAVEIFSILASSAGLLGCIFSPKCYIIILRPDLNKREQLIRRQK; encoded by the exons ATGGTAACAAGGTtgtaccagcacatcctggccttggcTTTTGCCATAGATGAGATCAATGAAAACTCTGAAATCTTGCCCAATATCACTCTGGGATTTCATATCTATGACAGCTACAGTGTTGCAAGGACAACCTACCGCAATACTCTGGGCCTGCTCTTTCAGTCATCAAGGTTCATCCCCAACTACAACTGTGGCTCCAAGAAAAATTTAATTGGAGCCATTGGTGGACTTGACTCCGATATCTCCTCATATATGGCAAACACCTTAGGTCTtttcaagattccacag ATATTTAATATTCAGCCATTCCGTGATGCTCTTTTCCACGGTGCTCTTTCCTTCTCAATTCATTCCAATCAGCCTCCTGGATTCACAGACGTTCTTCAGAATATAGACCCTCTAGAGGATAAAAGTAATGGCTTTATGGAGATGTTCTGGGAGCATGCATTTGGCTGTTCGTTCCCAAAACTTGATGTGCCTCCAAGGAGTAGAAGACAATGTACCGGAGAGGAGGAGCTGAagagcctccctgcacctgtttttgaaataagcatgacaggccacagctatagtatctacaatgctgtctatgctgtggcacatgccttgcatctcTTGCCTTCCCCCAGAGCCAGATATGAAGAAAGAGGGAATGGAAAAAGACTGAACATGGAGCCCTGGCAG CTCCACTCACCTCTTCTGAGGCTCTCATTCAACAACAGTTGTGGAGATGAAATTAAGTTCAACGAACATGGAGAATTACcggctggatttgatattacaaACTTGATCACTTTCAGGAATGACTCCTACATCAGAGTCAAAGTGGGGAGTTTGAATCTTCAGGCTGATTCAGGTGTAACATTTGCCATTGATGTGGATGGAATTGAGTGGCCTGACTATTTTATTCAG GTGCCGCCCTTGTCTCTCTGTAATGCTAACTGCCCACCTGGttccagcaggaaaaggaaggaaggggagaaattttgctgctatgattgtgctccgtgtccagaagggaagatctcaGATCAAATCG ACATGGATTACTGTATTCCTTGCATGGAAGATCATTACCCAAACAAGCAGCAAGATGGATGCATTCCCAAGACACCAACCTTTTTATCTTATGCAGAACCCTTGGGCATGACTTTAGCTGCCTTGGCTCTTTTCTATGCTGtgatcacagctgtggtgctgggaatcttcattcagcaaagggacactcccatcgtcaaagccaacaaccgcagcctcacctatgtcctcctcatctccctccttctttgcttcctctgctcattgCTCTTCATCGGAAAGTCTACAAACACAACCTGCCTTGTTCGGCAAacagcctttggcctcatcttctctgttgctgtttcgtctgtcttggccaaaaccatcacagtgatggtggcattcatggcctccaagcctggaaacattttccggaaatgggtggggaaaagattggcacACTTTATTGTCTTATCCTGCACTCTTTTTCAAGTAGGCATTTGTGCTGCTTGGTTGGctgtttctcctccattccccgaGCTGGACATGCACTCACAGATTAGAGAAATTGtaatggaatgtaatgaaggttcggccaccatgttttactgtgtgctgggctacatgggcttcctggcctctgtcagcttcagtgtggcttttctagccaggaaactgccagacagtttcaatgaagccaaattcattaccttcagcatgctggtcttttgcagtgtttgggtgtcctttgtgccaacctacctgagcacaaggggaaaagccatggtggctgtggagatcttctccatcttggcctccagtgctgggctactaggctgcatcttttctcccaaatgctacatcattatcCTGCGGCCTGATTTGAACAAACGAGAACAGTTAATAAGAAGACAAAAATGA